From Scleropages formosus chromosome 25, fSclFor1.1, whole genome shotgun sequence, a single genomic window includes:
- the otud3 gene encoding OTU domain-containing protein 3 encodes MSRKQGGKPVRGNRKCDLERKRDERAARRALAKDKRNRLQGEDEGDEFISFTNQLQALGLRLREVPGDGNCLFRALGDQLEGHSRGHLRLRQETVQYMRTHRQDFEPFVEDDVPFVQHLSNLSQPGTFAGNDAIVAFARCHQLRVVIHQLNMPLWEINGSEKPTCRELHIAYRYGDHYDSIRRIGDNSESPAQLRIENLNRPRSQGESCRPEDAQRGRHNMPSLSTSAEEDLILSCFDTHSPQGLDPVLNCPAEWLEEEKECIQTCLSDSSTPAVGAENKAPADSSNSQKAKISNKQRKEQQRLEKKRRQEERHRQKVLQSRAPHDQNLNPAEPVTLIPALNTLSI; translated from the exons ATGTCCCGGAAGCAGGGGGGGAAGCCGGTGCGTGGGAACCGGAAGTGTGACCTGGAGAGGAAGCGGGATGAGCGTGCGGCACGTAGGGCCCTGGCCAAGGACAAGAGGAACCGGCTGCAGGGGGAGGACGAGGGTGACGAGTTCATCAGCTTCACCAACCAACTGCAAGCACTTGGACTCCGGCTGAGAGAAGTGCCTGGGGATGG GAACTGTTTGTTCCGAGCCTTGGGGGACCAGCTGGAAGGCCACTCCAGGGGCCACTTGCGCCTGCGTCAGGAGACTGTACAGTACATGCGCACCCACCGGCAGGACTTTGAGCCCTTCGTGGAGGATGACGTGCCCTTTGTGCAGCATT TAAGCAACCTCTCCCAGCCTGGCACATTCGCAGGAAATGATGCCATCGTAGCCTTTGCCCGCTGCCACCAGCTGCGTGTGGTCATACACCAGCTCAACATGCCATTGTGGGAG ATAAACGGTTCAGAGAAGCCAACATGTAGAGAGCTGCACATTGCGTATCGCTACGGTGACCATTATGACAGCATTCGTCGCATTGGAGACAACTCTGAAAGCCCTGCCCAGCTGCGCATTGAG AACTTGAATCGGCCGAGAAGTCAGGGTGAATCTTGCCGACCAGAAGATGCACAGAGAGGCCGTCACAACATGCCCTCACTGTCTACTTCTGCGGAGGAGGACCTGATATTAAGTTGCTTCGATACCCACAGTCCCCAGG GTCTGGATCCTGTGCTGAACTGCCCTGCCGagtggctggaggaggagaaagagtgCATACAAACATGCCTCTCTGATTCATCCACACCTGCAGTGGGAGCTGAAAATAAAGCGCCGGCAGACAGCAGTAACTCACAGAAGGCCAAG ATAtcaaacaaacagaggaaggagcagcagcgcctggagaagaagaggaggcaaGAAGAGAGACATAGACAGAAGGTCCTACAGAGCAGGGCTCCACATGACCAGAACCTTAACCCGGCAGAACCAGTCACTTTGATTCCAGCCTTGAACACACTGAGCATCTAG